A genomic window from Glaciihabitans sp. INWT7 includes:
- the mgtA gene encoding magnesium-translocating P-type ATPase: MTGAAGVSAHAELWSAPIDRVRAIAAAPRTEPPPPRSLSWPALALRQFLSPVTLILVMAAAVATAVGDATDGIIIGVIVLASAGLGFAQEFRASRDVRMLLASVSTTVDVDRGGEMLTLVLADVRTGDELQLSAGDIVPGDCRLVSAQSLVVDESALTGESVPVDKSADTPLTADTPLAARTNCLFRGTHVVSGTGVALVVYTGRDTEFGAVAARLMKHPAPTAFEHGLSRFGILLLQVTIALTIAVFVINLVLGRPILDALLFSLALAVGVTPQMLPAIVSVSLSAGARALSRHHVIVKRLDVIEDLGSLTVLCTDKTGTLTGGTVEFSQALAPDGTADARLLELGALNSLLQKGYRNPLDDAILRVHQPAPGESLGEVPYDFARKRLSIGVQIDGTPTLVTKGSLESVLAACTSIRGDRSPTAFELVRDRYRALGADGFRAIGIATRPLDAGERIGVASEAALDFAGILTFRDDVKDDVNLEIADLSGLGVRVVMVSGDNRFVSRSVASRIGLRSELVVTGAEIDRMSPARLRRAVTECDVFAEVEPRHKEEIVAALKAGRRTVGFLGDGINDSSALHAADVGISVDEATDVAREAAAIVLTEKSLAVVADGVRLGRRTFANTLKYVRFASSSNFGNVLSMVIASAVLPFLPMLPGQILLLNFLADLPSMLLSRDRVDPERLERPGSWNLRSVRRFMIVFGALSTLFDLATFALLITVFHASESLFQSGWFIESALTQMIVLVTLRTRRAFFRSRPDTLFGAAVLAIALLTLVIPFLPLAAAIGFTAPPFGMVALLFALAAVYLGSLELVKRAPWSGFDRGAAR, translated from the coding sequence ATGACCGGAGCGGCCGGGGTGTCAGCTCACGCCGAGCTGTGGAGCGCACCGATCGACCGCGTGCGAGCCATCGCGGCCGCTCCCCGCACAGAGCCTCCTCCGCCGCGAAGCCTGTCCTGGCCGGCACTCGCGCTGAGGCAATTCCTCTCCCCGGTCACGCTCATCCTCGTGATGGCGGCCGCGGTCGCCACTGCGGTGGGGGATGCCACGGACGGCATCATCATCGGCGTCATCGTGCTCGCGAGCGCCGGGCTCGGCTTCGCCCAAGAATTCCGCGCCTCTCGGGACGTGCGGATGCTCCTCGCCAGCGTCTCAACCACGGTGGATGTCGACCGCGGCGGTGAGATGCTCACCCTGGTGCTCGCGGACGTGCGGACGGGGGACGAACTTCAGCTCTCGGCCGGCGACATCGTGCCCGGCGACTGCCGGCTCGTCTCCGCGCAGAGCCTCGTCGTGGATGAATCCGCGCTCACCGGTGAGTCCGTTCCGGTGGACAAGTCCGCCGACACACCGCTCACCGCGGACACGCCCCTCGCCGCCCGCACCAACTGCCTGTTCCGCGGCACTCACGTGGTGAGCGGCACGGGTGTCGCCCTCGTGGTCTACACCGGTCGCGACACCGAATTCGGGGCGGTCGCCGCCCGACTGATGAAGCACCCGGCCCCCACGGCGTTCGAGCACGGCCTCAGCCGGTTCGGCATCCTGCTGCTCCAGGTGACCATCGCGCTCACGATCGCCGTCTTCGTGATCAATCTGGTGCTCGGCCGACCGATCCTGGATGCGCTGCTGTTCTCACTCGCCCTCGCCGTGGGGGTGACGCCCCAGATGCTGCCCGCCATAGTGTCGGTCAGCCTCTCGGCCGGGGCACGCGCCCTCTCCAGACACCACGTCATCGTCAAACGGCTCGACGTGATCGAGGATCTCGGCTCGCTCACCGTTCTCTGCACCGACAAGACGGGCACCCTCACGGGCGGGACCGTGGAGTTCTCGCAGGCTCTCGCCCCGGATGGCACGGCGGATGCCCGGCTCCTCGAACTCGGGGCACTCAACTCCCTGCTGCAGAAGGGCTACCGCAACCCCCTCGATGACGCCATCCTGCGGGTGCACCAGCCCGCGCCGGGGGAGTCGCTCGGCGAGGTGCCCTACGATTTCGCGCGCAAGCGGCTCTCGATCGGCGTGCAGATCGACGGGACGCCCACTCTGGTGACGAAGGGCTCGCTCGAGTCGGTGTTGGCGGCCTGCACCAGCATTCGGGGTGACCGCTCGCCCACCGCCTTCGAGCTCGTCCGCGACCGCTATCGCGCCCTGGGGGCCGACGGATTCCGTGCAATCGGCATCGCGACACGCCCACTCGACGCGGGGGAGCGGATCGGCGTCGCCTCGGAGGCTGCGCTCGACTTCGCGGGCATCCTCACGTTCCGCGACGACGTGAAAGACGACGTGAACCTCGAGATAGCGGATCTCTCGGGGCTCGGGGTACGGGTGGTCATGGTGAGCGGCGACAACCGTTTCGTCTCCCGGTCGGTGGCGTCTCGGATCGGGCTGCGCTCCGAGCTCGTCGTCACCGGGGCGGAGATCGACCGCATGAGTCCCGCTCGCCTGCGAAGGGCTGTCACCGAGTGCGACGTCTTCGCGGAAGTCGAACCCCGGCACAAGGAGGAGATCGTCGCGGCGCTGAAGGCCGGCCGGCGCACGGTCGGATTCCTCGGGGACGGCATCAACGACAGCTCGGCGCTTCACGCCGCGGATGTCGGCATCTCCGTCGACGAAGCCACCGATGTCGCGCGTGAGGCCGCCGCGATCGTGCTCACCGAGAAGAGCCTCGCCGTCGTCGCCGACGGAGTGCGACTCGGGCGTCGCACCTTCGCGAACACGCTCAAATACGTGCGCTTCGCCTCGAGCTCGAACTTCGGCAACGTGCTCAGCATGGTGATCGCATCCGCCGTGCTTCCCTTCCTGCCGATGCTGCCGGGGCAGATCCTGTTGCTCAACTTCCTCGCCGATCTGCCGAGCATGTTGCTCTCCCGCGACCGGGTGGATCCGGAGCGGCTCGAGCGACCGGGGAGCTGGAACCTTCGATCCGTGCGCCGCTTCATGATCGTCTTCGGCGCGCTCAGTACCCTGTTCGACCTGGCCACATTCGCGCTGCTGATCACGGTCTTCCACGCCTCCGAGTCGCTGTTCCAGAGCGGTTGGTTCATCGAGTCCGCGCTCACCCAGATGATCGTGCTCGTCACCCTGCGAACCCGGCGGGCCTTCTTCCGCAGCCGGCCGGATACCCTCTTCGGCGCGGCGGTGCTCGCGATCGCGCTGCTCACCCTCGTCATCCCGTTCCTCCCGTTGGCGGCCGCGATCGGCTTCACCGCCCCGCCGTTCGGGATGGTCGCGCTGCTCTTCGCCCTCGCGGCGGTCTACCTCGGCAGCCTCGAACTGGTAAAGAGGGCGCCGTGGTCGGGCTTCGATCGCGGGGCTGCTCGGTAG
- a CDS encoding universal stress protein, producing the protein MSGTAPTQPSHFVADPDGARYESDSRAAHSASAVHLAARTGRIVVGVDGSEASIRALAKAADLAEALNTGLQVVTTWRFFTEYNDIGVTDWSPEKDATEILGEACRSQFGDALPEWVTTSSAEGSPAQRLIDASQGADMLVVGSRGHGGVVGLLLGSVSSACAEKAHCAVLVVH; encoded by the coding sequence ATGAGCGGCACCGCACCGACCCAGCCTTCCCATTTCGTGGCCGACCCGGATGGGGCGCGCTACGAGTCCGACAGCCGGGCGGCGCACTCCGCCTCGGCCGTGCACCTGGCCGCACGCACGGGACGCATCGTCGTGGGGGTCGACGGCTCCGAAGCATCCATCCGCGCCCTGGCAAAGGCCGCAGACCTCGCGGAGGCGTTGAACACGGGACTCCAGGTCGTGACCACCTGGAGGTTCTTCACCGAATACAACGACATCGGGGTGACCGACTGGTCGCCAGAGAAAGACGCCACCGAGATCTTGGGGGAGGCGTGCCGCAGCCAATTCGGAGACGCCCTGCCCGAGTGGGTGACCACAAGCTCCGCGGAAGGAAGCCCGGCTCAGCGCCTCATCGACGCGAGTCAGGGCGCTGACATGCTGGTGGTCGGCAGCCGCGGGCATGGGGGAGTGGTGGGACTTCTCCTCGGTTCGGTGAGTTCGGCCTGCGCGGAGAAGGCGCACTGCGCCGTCCTTGTCGTCCACTGA
- a CDS encoding ABC transporter permease has protein sequence MTPFVTIVAVAVLAVISLAVVLALRLEHPWLQPWAVLRAVVQLGILSVILGGVISSRWLVAAFLAVMVIAATWVVYRRLKVDARFLLPIAGTVIAASAVPLVVVFATGAVDFSPRYLLALGGIVIGNTMTVCTLMGRSLGGLYLSQRDEMEAWLSIGATPRRSALRAVRSAASTALIPSTDQTRTTGIVTLPGAFVGAVFAGASPIQAAQFQIVVLAAILAAGALTAASFTGVFGAPEVLPLDERPLGGRRAPSVSRAPR, from the coding sequence GTGACCCCCTTCGTCACGATCGTCGCCGTCGCGGTGCTCGCCGTCATCTCGCTCGCGGTGGTTCTGGCACTGCGGCTCGAGCACCCGTGGCTGCAGCCCTGGGCGGTGCTGCGCGCGGTCGTGCAACTCGGCATCCTCAGCGTGATCCTCGGTGGAGTGATCAGCAGCCGGTGGTTGGTTGCGGCATTCCTCGCCGTGATGGTGATCGCGGCCACCTGGGTGGTGTACCGAAGGCTGAAGGTGGATGCCCGGTTCCTGCTGCCCATCGCCGGCACCGTGATCGCGGCATCCGCGGTGCCCCTCGTGGTGGTGTTCGCGACCGGAGCCGTCGACTTCAGCCCGCGTTACCTGCTCGCCCTCGGCGGAATCGTGATCGGGAACACGATGACGGTCTGCACGCTGATGGGGCGCTCGCTCGGCGGGCTCTACCTCTCCCAGCGCGACGAGATGGAAGCCTGGCTCTCGATCGGTGCGACACCGCGGCGATCGGCGCTTCGGGCCGTGCGCTCCGCGGCCTCGACCGCGCTCATCCCCTCCACCGACCAGACGCGCACCACCGGCATCGTCACCCTGCCCGGCGCATTCGTCGGCGCCGTATTCGCGGGGGCATCCCCGATTCAGGCCGCGCAGTTTCAGATCGTCGTGCTCGCCGCGATCCTCGCGGCCGGAGCGCTGACCGCCGCGTCGTTCACGGGAGTGTTCGGTGCGCCGGAGGTGCTGCCTCTCGACGAACGCCCGCTCGGGGGGCGTCGTGCCCCGTCGGTGAGCCGCGCGCCCCGCTGA
- a CDS encoding APC family permease — MPYSSRVTSPVNSPALSRRLGLADAVYIGLGSMIGAGIFAAFTPAAKAAGAGLLVGLVIAAVVAFCNATSSAQLAATYPTSGGTYVYGREQLGPWWGFVAGWSFVIGKTASCAAMALTFAAYAVPSAWGKPVAIAAVVALVAVNYRGVTRTATLIRILVVIVLAVLVIVVAAGAVAPRAAFDPMADLSAHGWYGVLQSAGLLFFAFAGYARIATMGEEVRDPARTIPRAIVIALSITVVVYATVAVVLLGTLGSAALSDAAAPLGAVVRASGWGWAGPVVVAGAAAASLGALLGLIAGIGRTALAMAREGDLPRGLAAVHPRFGVPHRAEVALAIVVCLIILVVDVRGAIAFSSFGVLLYYLVANVAAFTQGRQQRRYPRAVQVLGAVGCAVLVLTLPLLGTLVGVAVLGVGVLYRAARLRMDARRERAG, encoded by the coding sequence ATGCCGTACAGTTCGCGCGTGACATCTCCCGTGAACTCCCCCGCGCTGTCCCGCCGCCTGGGGCTCGCCGACGCGGTCTACATCGGGCTGGGATCGATGATCGGGGCGGGGATCTTCGCCGCCTTCACCCCGGCTGCGAAGGCCGCGGGGGCCGGATTGCTCGTGGGCCTGGTCATCGCCGCGGTCGTGGCGTTCTGCAACGCGACCTCCTCAGCACAGCTCGCCGCGACCTATCCCACCTCTGGCGGCACCTACGTCTACGGCCGGGAACAGCTCGGGCCCTGGTGGGGCTTCGTCGCGGGCTGGAGCTTCGTGATCGGCAAGACCGCCAGTTGTGCGGCCATGGCTCTTACCTTCGCCGCCTACGCGGTTCCCTCGGCCTGGGGCAAACCGGTCGCCATCGCCGCGGTGGTCGCACTTGTGGCCGTCAACTACCGGGGTGTCACGCGCACGGCGACGCTCATCCGCATCCTCGTGGTGATCGTGCTCGCGGTGCTCGTCATCGTCGTCGCCGCGGGAGCGGTCGCTCCCCGCGCAGCCTTCGACCCGATGGCGGATCTCTCCGCGCACGGCTGGTACGGCGTGTTGCAGTCCGCCGGGTTGCTCTTCTTCGCCTTCGCCGGCTATGCGCGCATCGCGACGATGGGGGAAGAGGTGCGCGATCCGGCCCGCACGATCCCGCGAGCGATCGTGATCGCGCTCTCCATCACGGTGGTGGTGTACGCGACGGTGGCTGTCGTGCTGCTGGGAACCCTCGGCAGCGCGGCGCTCTCCGATGCCGCAGCGCCCCTCGGAGCCGTCGTGCGGGCGAGCGGATGGGGCTGGGCCGGTCCTGTCGTCGTGGCCGGGGCGGCCGCGGCATCCCTCGGCGCCCTGCTCGGGCTCATCGCCGGCATCGGCCGCACGGCCCTCGCGATGGCCCGTGAGGGCGATCTGCCCCGCGGCCTGGCGGCGGTGCATCCGCGATTCGGGGTGCCGCATCGGGCTGAGGTCGCGCTGGCGATCGTGGTGTGCCTGATCATCCTCGTCGTGGATGTGCGCGGCGCCATCGCATTCTCCTCCTTCGGGGTGCTGCTGTACTACCTGGTCGCCAACGTGGCGGCCTTCACCCAGGGGAGGCAGCAACGACGCTATCCCCGCGCCGTGCAGGTTCTGGGCGCGGTGGGATGCGCCGTGCTGGTGCTGACGCTTCCCCTCCTCGGCACGCTCGTCGGTGTCGCAGTTCTCGGGGTGGGTGTGCTCTACCGGGCCGCGCGTCTCCGGATGGATGCCCGGCGCGAGCGCGCGGGGTAG
- a CDS encoding VIT family protein, with protein sequence MSSETAPDQQIDEPHMGGVAQRLNWLRAGVLGANDGIVSVAAIGVGVAGATTATAPILTAGLAALVGGAISMALGEYVSVSGQRDSEHALIEKERRELLETPDEELAELAGLYQAKGLSRETALTVATELTAHDALAAHLSIELNIDQNDVVSPWHATFASAAAFLIGGIIPLLAILLPPQQLRVPVTFTVVLIALAATGLVSANLGGAGRVRAAARVVIGGALALIATFTIGALLGTTGVV encoded by the coding sequence ATGAGCTCCGAGACCGCACCCGACCAACAGATCGACGAACCGCACATGGGCGGCGTCGCGCAGAGACTGAACTGGCTGCGCGCCGGAGTGCTCGGCGCCAACGACGGGATCGTGTCGGTCGCGGCCATCGGCGTCGGTGTCGCCGGAGCCACCACCGCGACCGCGCCGATCCTCACCGCCGGCCTCGCCGCTCTCGTCGGTGGCGCCATCTCGATGGCCCTCGGCGAATACGTGTCGGTGAGTGGGCAGCGCGACAGCGAGCACGCGCTCATCGAGAAGGAGCGTCGGGAGCTCCTGGAGACCCCCGACGAGGAGCTCGCCGAGCTCGCCGGCCTGTACCAGGCCAAGGGGCTCAGCCGGGAGACCGCGCTCACGGTCGCCACCGAGCTGACCGCCCACGATGCGCTCGCCGCACACCTCTCGATCGAGCTGAACATCGACCAGAACGACGTGGTCAGTCCCTGGCACGCCACCTTCGCTTCGGCGGCGGCATTCCTCATCGGCGGCATCATCCCGCTGCTGGCGATCCTGCTCCCGCCCCAGCAGTTGCGGGTGCCCGTCACGTTCACCGTCGTGTTGATCGCCCTTGCTGCAACCGGGCTGGTCAGCGCCAACCTCGGCGGGGCCGGTCGGGTGCGCGCGGCGGCTCGTGTGGTCATCGGTGGCGCTCTCGCCCTCATCGCGACCTTCACGATCGGTGCGCTGCTCGGTACCACCGGCGTTGTCTAA
- a CDS encoding response regulator transcription factor, which produces MSNPALPGLTGTGPTRILVVEDDEAMGALIVRGLTGEGYDITLVTNGMEALIAAAGSEFAAAAIDVMMPEMTGFEVCRHLRQHGSTLPVLLITARDAVEDRVFGLDSGADDYLTKPFAFAEFSARIRALVRRDAATPKPVLRLGALSLDTASVRATVENKPLPLSTKEFSLLRYLVSRQGEVVSRNDILQEVWGTTRHIDPTIVDQYVRYLRRKLDPVNADITITTVRGSGYSLTARAT; this is translated from the coding sequence TTGTCTAACCCCGCGCTACCCGGCCTCACCGGCACGGGCCCGACCCGCATCCTCGTCGTGGAGGATGACGAGGCCATGGGCGCTCTCATCGTGAGGGGTCTCACCGGCGAGGGCTACGACATCACCCTCGTGACCAACGGCATGGAGGCGCTCATCGCCGCCGCCGGATCGGAATTCGCCGCGGCAGCGATCGACGTGATGATGCCGGAGATGACCGGATTCGAGGTGTGCCGGCATCTCCGCCAGCACGGAAGCACGCTTCCGGTGTTGCTCATCACGGCTCGGGACGCGGTCGAAGACCGGGTATTCGGCCTCGACTCCGGCGCGGACGACTACCTCACCAAACCCTTCGCCTTCGCGGAGTTCAGCGCCCGCATCCGGGCTCTCGTGCGACGGGATGCCGCGACCCCCAAGCCGGTGCTGCGTCTTGGCGCACTCTCACTCGACACCGCGAGCGTTCGGGCCACTGTCGAGAACAAGCCTTTGCCGCTCAGTACCAAGGAGTTCTCGCTGCTGCGCTACCTCGTCTCGAGGCAGGGCGAGGTGGTCTCCCGAAACGACATCCTGCAGGAGGTCTGGGGCACCACCCGTCACATCGATCCCACGATCGTCGATCAGTACGTGCGGTACCTGCGTCGCAAACTTGATCCGGTGAACGCCGACATCACCATCACGACGGTGCGCGGTTCCGGGTATTCACTCACGGCCAGGGCGACCTGA
- a CDS encoding cell wall metabolism sensor histidine kinase WalK produces MFQRLTIRARITIGSVVVAAVIFTIAMVAAQSQVVSILSASDASLARVDLDSYAQEIVANPTGLVDDSGKGLLVFVRDPSGVVKLDTLPHEIHQAVEHRPGSDETFTSGEDGTSFVVVGRIVSTKTGEWSLWAARSTAASLLAMQSLDVAFVIGGIVLLVAFGFASWLLASAALGPVRRMRKRAESLGMDSAAVLPVGEANDELSELATTLNAFLGRVRASSAREKQVVSDAAHELRTPLSALKTQLELAHDDFDDAPALAAQVVAAEKSVARLSSLASNLLELSRLDAQPLPLRASSADQLVSELMGSIDRARLIGLASDAEVGFTVADLDSEARYAISAENFARLIDNLLANSLAAIPPGGSVDADLTGESGTLVLRISDSGPGMAEEFLPHAFDRFSRPDDSRSANTGGSGLGLALVHAIVTAAHGSIQLRNTGGGLTATVSIPKM; encoded by the coding sequence GTGTTCCAGCGCCTCACCATCCGTGCCAGGATCACCATCGGCAGCGTGGTCGTCGCTGCCGTGATCTTCACCATCGCGATGGTGGCCGCCCAATCACAGGTCGTCTCCATCCTCTCCGCCTCCGACGCCTCGCTCGCCCGCGTCGATCTCGACTCCTACGCACAGGAGATCGTGGCGAACCCCACGGGACTGGTGGATGACTCCGGCAAGGGCCTGCTCGTATTCGTGCGCGACCCGAGCGGAGTCGTGAAGCTCGACACTCTCCCCCACGAGATCCACCAGGCCGTGGAGCATAGGCCGGGCAGCGACGAGACCTTCACCTCCGGCGAGGACGGCACGTCATTCGTCGTCGTGGGCAGGATCGTCTCGACCAAGACCGGCGAATGGTCGCTGTGGGCGGCGCGCAGCACGGCCGCGAGCCTTCTCGCCATGCAGAGTCTCGATGTCGCCTTCGTCATCGGAGGGATCGTGCTGCTCGTCGCCTTCGGTTTCGCCTCGTGGCTGCTCGCGTCCGCGGCGCTCGGCCCGGTGCGACGGATGCGCAAGAGGGCGGAGTCCCTCGGGATGGACTCTGCCGCCGTGCTGCCCGTTGGTGAGGCGAACGACGAACTCTCCGAGCTCGCGACGACCCTCAATGCCTTCCTCGGCAGGGTGCGCGCCTCGAGTGCGCGCGAGAAACAGGTGGTGTCGGATGCGGCCCACGAGTTGCGCACACCGCTTTCGGCGCTCAAGACCCAGCTCGAGCTCGCCCACGACGACTTCGACGATGCCCCCGCGCTCGCTGCCCAGGTCGTTGCGGCCGAGAAGTCGGTGGCCCGGCTCTCCTCTCTCGCGAGCAACCTGCTCGAGCTCTCCCGGCTCGACGCGCAACCCCTGCCGCTGCGGGCGAGTTCCGCCGACCAACTCGTCTCCGAACTCATGGGCAGCATCGATCGCGCCCGCCTGATCGGGCTCGCGAGCGATGCGGAGGTCGGGTTCACGGTCGCCGACCTCGACAGCGAGGCGCGCTACGCGATCAGCGCGGAGAATTTCGCCCGCCTCATCGACAACCTGCTGGCCAACAGCCTCGCGGCGATTCCGCCGGGCGGATCGGTGGATGCCGACCTCACCGGGGAGTCCGGCACTCTCGTGCTCCGCATCTCCGATTCCGGCCCGGGTATGGCCGAGGAGTTTCTGCCGCACGCGTTCGACCGGTTCTCGCGGCCGGATGATTCCCGCTCGGCGAACACCGGGGGAAGTGGCCTCGGGCTCGCCCTGGTTCACGCGATTGTGACGGCGGCACACGGCTCGATCCAGCTCAGGAACACCGGTGGCGGGCTCACGGCAACGGTATCGATCCCCAAGATGTGA
- a CDS encoding ferric reductase-like transmembrane domain-containing protein gives MSANTTTRRPVPSGSSRVAAPDRRKQYRRRARIADALVTALWASGAAAAALFLATGGAAKFGTAADAVTSLGIVTGLIGTDFVLVMIVLAARIPVIDRTVGHDRAIAVHRSLGKPALYLLLAHGLLLLVGYGMSSGFNPIAEIGPMLAIPDMPLAFVGLGLLIVVVITSLVAVRRKFSYEGWHIVHLLSYVAVLVAVPHQLSVGGILAAGSVERVYWIALYVLAFGSIATYRFAEPVISTFRHRLRVSRVETVAPGVVSIHFSGRNLRSLESAGGQFFVWRFWTGRTWWHSHPISLSSVPTDASARITVRDLGTGSSAISSVRPGTRVSFEGPYGMFTDAGRTAPKLAIVVAGIGITPVRAFLEDSRVRPGETTILLRASTQDETYLWNEISELAAKKGARLYTMVGKRARSGPGWMPQPDASRGVTLKSVFPDLADSDLYICGPTAWLDLVENDARRAGIPEHQLHTERFDW, from the coding sequence ATGTCAGCAAACACCACCACCCGGCGCCCCGTTCCTTCGGGGTCGTCGCGGGTGGCGGCGCCCGATCGGCGCAAGCAATACCGACGTCGCGCGCGCATCGCCGATGCGCTCGTCACCGCCCTCTGGGCATCAGGCGCCGCTGCCGCCGCCCTCTTCCTCGCCACCGGCGGTGCCGCCAAATTCGGCACCGCCGCGGATGCCGTCACGAGCCTCGGAATCGTCACGGGCCTCATCGGCACCGACTTCGTGCTCGTGATGATCGTGCTTGCGGCTCGCATCCCGGTCATCGACCGCACCGTCGGTCACGACCGGGCGATCGCCGTGCACCGTTCGCTCGGAAAGCCCGCTCTCTATCTTCTGCTCGCCCACGGCCTGCTCCTGCTGGTGGGCTACGGCATGAGTTCCGGTTTCAACCCGATCGCCGAGATCGGTCCGATGCTCGCCATCCCTGACATGCCGCTCGCTTTCGTCGGTCTCGGCCTGCTCATCGTCGTCGTCATCACCTCGCTGGTGGCCGTGCGACGCAAATTCAGCTACGAGGGCTGGCACATCGTTCACCTGCTGAGTTACGTCGCGGTGCTCGTCGCCGTGCCGCATCAGTTGAGCGTCGGGGGCATCCTCGCTGCGGGCAGCGTCGAGCGGGTCTACTGGATCGCCCTCTACGTTCTCGCCTTCGGTTCGATCGCCACCTACCGCTTCGCCGAGCCGGTGATCTCCACGTTCCGTCATCGCCTGCGGGTCTCCCGGGTGGAGACCGTGGCCCCGGGAGTGGTGTCGATCCACTTCTCCGGTCGCAATCTCCGATCGCTGGAGTCGGCCGGCGGCCAGTTCTTCGTCTGGCGATTCTGGACCGGACGCACCTGGTGGCATTCGCATCCGATCTCCCTCTCCTCCGTTCCGACCGACGCGAGCGCTCGCATTACCGTGCGCGACCTGGGCACGGGCAGCAGCGCCATCAGTTCGGTGCGACCGGGAACCCGTGTCTCGTTCGAAGGTCCCTACGGCATGTTCACGGATGCCGGACGCACCGCCCCCAAGCTGGCCATCGTCGTCGCGGGGATCGGCATCACTCCGGTGCGGGCATTCCTGGAAGATTCGAGGGTGCGACCGGGCGAGACGACGATTTTGCTTCGGGCGTCGACCCAGGACGAGACCTATCTCTGGAACGAGATCTCCGAGCTCGCCGCCAAGAAGGGTGCGCGCCTCTACACGATGGTGGGAAAACGAGCACGATCGGGACCGGGATGGATGCCTCAGCCCGATGCCTCCCGCGGCGTCACGCTGAAGAGCGTCTTTCCCGACCTAGCCGACTCCGACCTCTATATCTGCGGCCCGACCGCGTGGCTCGACCTGGTCGAGAACGACGCGCGACGTGCCGGAATCCCCGAGCATCAGCTCCACACAGAAAGGTTCGACTGGTGA
- a CDS encoding FMN-binding protein, which translates to MRTRATLSGIFASVAILVVGWQAGSAAVTAANGGPTASTTTSTGTSTGTSTTTAPAPSASAAPTTTAPAAAPATTAKSGTFTGSDVGTRFGNVQVKVVVADGKITDVTPLHLTDNGGRSVQISNYAAPILRSEVLSSQSSQVSTVGGATYTSEAYLTSLQSALDQAGI; encoded by the coding sequence GTGAGAACACGCGCAACACTCAGCGGCATCTTCGCCTCCGTCGCGATCCTCGTCGTCGGCTGGCAAGCCGGCTCTGCCGCGGTGACCGCCGCGAACGGCGGCCCCACCGCCAGCACCACCACGAGCACGGGAACGAGCACGGGAACGAGCACCACGACCGCCCCGGCTCCGTCGGCCTCGGCTGCGCCGACCACGACCGCCCCCGCTGCCGCGCCAGCGACCACAGCGAAGAGCGGGACCTTCACCGGATCCGATGTCGGCACGCGCTTCGGCAACGTGCAGGTGAAGGTGGTGGTGGCCGACGGAAAGATCACCGACGTCACGCCGCTGCACCTCACCGACAACGGCGGGCGCTCCGTGCAGATCAGCAACTATGCGGCTCCGATCCTCCGCTCCGAGGTGCTCAGCTCCCAGTCCTCGCAGGTCTCCACGGTCGGTGGCGCCACCTATACCAGCGAGGCGTACCTCACGTCTCTGCAGTCCGCGCTCGACCAGGCGGGGATCTGA
- a CDS encoding FAD:protein FMN transferase: MGSHVFETMGTVVSLAIADAPDVDEAVAAVERHFGAFDGRFSLYSAQSELSRVASGQLALTASSDELRSTYASALRWRDDTGGAFTPHRPDGVIDLNGTVKALAMQAAADELLDRGFSDWCLNAGGDVLCAGNQPDGKPWRVGVVDPADRSALLFSIPMDGTRHAVATSGSAERGDHIWTATAIDRSYLQATVVADDIETADVLATAIIAGGPDALASYVQRWSIDVLTVARDGSLSATPGLTAALDRA; encoded by the coding sequence GTGGGTTCACACGTCTTCGAGACGATGGGCACCGTCGTGTCCCTCGCCATCGCAGACGCCCCGGATGTCGACGAAGCCGTGGCGGCGGTCGAGCGCCATTTCGGCGCCTTCGACGGTCGCTTCAGCCTCTATTCTGCGCAATCAGAACTCTCCCGTGTCGCGAGCGGGCAGCTGGCGCTCACCGCATCGAGCGACGAGCTGAGGTCGACCTATGCCTCCGCCCTTCGTTGGCGGGACGACACCGGCGGCGCCTTCACCCCCCATCGCCCGGACGGCGTCATCGACCTCAACGGCACGGTGAAGGCACTGGCGATGCAGGCGGCCGCGGACGAACTGCTGGATCGCGGTTTCTCGGACTGGTGCCTGAATGCGGGCGGAGATGTGCTCTGCGCGGGCAACCAGCCGGACGGAAAGCCCTGGCGGGTCGGGGTGGTCGATCCGGCTGACCGCAGCGCGCTCCTCTTCAGCATCCCGATGGACGGCACGCGCCACGCCGTCGCGACCTCCGGGAGCGCGGAGCGCGGCGATCACATCTGGACGGCCACCGCGATCGACCGCAGCTACCTCCAGGCGACGGTGGTGGCCGACGATATCGAGACGGCGGACGTGCTCGCGACCGCGATCATCGCGGGCGGTCCGGACGCGCTCGCCTCCTATGTGCAGCGCTGGTCGATCGATGTGCTCACCGTCGCCCGGGACGGATCGCTCTCCGCGACACCGGGTCTCACGGCTGCCCTCGACCGGGCGTAA